TTTCAGCCGATACAAACGCCACAGGAAGGGGAAGAGTTCTTCCTGAAACCGATGAACTGCCCGCACCATTGCGAGATATATAAAACGAAACCGCGTTCTTATAAAGATCTGCCGGTGCGTTATGCCGAGTTTGGAACGGTTTACCGGTACGAACAAAGTGGTGAGCTGCATGGCCTGACACGCGTTCGTGGTTTTACGCAGGACGATGCACATTTATTCTGCCGGCCCGACCAAGTAAAGGACGAATTTAAAAAAGTTATCGACCTCGTGCTTTATGTATTTTCAGCATTAGGATTTGATGATTATACTGCCCAGGTATCCTTACGCGATCCGGAAAATAAAGCCAAATACATAGGTACTGATGAAAACTGGGCATTGGCCGAAAGATCGATCATTGAGGCCGCTGATGAGAAAGGACTAAAAACCGTAGTTGAATTAGGCGAAGCGGCGTTTTATGGCCCTAAGCTCGATTTTATGGTGAAAGATGCGCTCGGCCGTAAATGGCAGCTGGGTACCATCCAGGTGGATTATAATCTGCCTGAACGTTTCGAACTGGAATATACCGGCAGCGACAATCAGAAACATCGCCCGGTAATGATCCACAGGGCTCCGTTTGGATCGCTGGAGCGTTTTGTAGCCGTATTGATTGAACATTGCGCAGGTAATTTCCCGTTGTGGTTATCTCCCGAACAATTTACGATACTGCCGATATCAGAAAAGTATGAAGAATATGCAAAAAAACTTTCTGATATATTAAAAGATTCCGATATTTGCGGGCTAATTGACTTCAGAGACGAGAAAATCGGGCGTAAAATACGCGATGCTGAAGTCAAAAAAATCCCTTACATGCTGATAGTGGGCGAAAAAGAAGCTGCCGAAGGCTTGGTTTCCGTCCGCAAACATGGACAGGGCGATTTGGGAAGCATGACGATTGAAGATTTTAAACAACAAATAATAAAAGAAATAACCGTATAACTTGGCTTTAAACAAACCGAATTTTAACAGAGGACCAAGGCCTCCTTTTAAGAAAAAGGAAGCTGAACATAACATTAACCAGTTTATCAAGGCTCCTGAAGTGCGCTTAACAGGCGACAACGTGGAGCAAGGCATCTATAGTTTAAAAGATGCTTTGGCCATTGCTGAAGAGCAGGAACTTGACCTTGTTGAAATTTCTCCGAATGCAGTTCCTCCTGTTTGTAAAGTGATAGACTATAACAAGTTTATCTACGAGCAGAAGAAAAAACTGAAGGAGATCAAAAGTAACTCCAAGCAAACAGTTATTAAGGAGATACGCTTCGGACCGAATACTGACGATCATGATTTTGATTTCAAATTAAAACATGCCATCAAATTCCTGGAATCGGGCGAAAAGGTTAGGGCTTACGTACACTTCAA
Above is a window of Mucilaginibacter ginsenosidivorans DNA encoding:
- the thrS gene encoding threonine--tRNA ligase; this encodes MINITLPDGSVRQYDKGTTSMQIAMSISEGLARNVLAAEVNGQVWDASRPIEHDSAVKLLTWNDTNGKATFWHSSAHLMAEALEALYPGTKFGIGPAIETGFYYDVDFGDRVFSQDDFKQIEDKMLELAKNREEYIRKPVSKAEAIEYFTEKGDEYKLDLIKDLPDGSITFYSQGNFTDLCRGPHIPNTGFVKAVKLMNVAGAYWRGDETRKQLTRIYAVTFPKQSELTDYLHLIEEAKKRDHRKLGKELELFAFSEKVGMGLPLWLPKGTALRERLVRFMQTAQVKAGYEQVITPHIGHKNLYVTSGHYEKYGKDSFQPIQTPQEGEEFFLKPMNCPHHCEIYKTKPRSYKDLPVRYAEFGTVYRYEQSGELHGLTRVRGFTQDDAHLFCRPDQVKDEFKKVIDLVLYVFSALGFDDYTAQVSLRDPENKAKYIGTDENWALAERSIIEAADEKGLKTVVELGEAAFYGPKLDFMVKDALGRKWQLGTIQVDYNLPERFELEYTGSDNQKHRPVMIHRAPFGSLERFVAVLIEHCAGNFPLWLSPEQFTILPISEKYEEYAKKLSDILKDSDICGLIDFRDEKIGRKIRDAEVKKIPYMLIVGEKEAAEGLVSVRKHGQGDLGSMTIEDFKQQIIKEITV
- the infC gene encoding translation initiation factor IF-3, which codes for MALNKPNFNRGPRPPFKKKEAEHNINQFIKAPEVRLTGDNVEQGIYSLKDALAIAEEQELDLVEISPNAVPPVCKVIDYNKFIYEQKKKLKEIKSNSKQTVIKEIRFGPNTDDHDFDFKLKHAIKFLESGEKVRAYVHFKGRAIVYKEQGEILLLRFAQALEEVGKVEQLPKLEGKRMFLTVASKGAKK